In Rhodamnia argentea isolate NSW1041297 chromosome 1, ASM2092103v1, whole genome shotgun sequence, the genomic window GGTTGCCACACCCCTCACTCATGCGTCCCCACCTCTAACCTCCTGAGAAGGTGAGGAATCGAACTCCCCACCTCTTCCTTCCCAAGTAAGAATGATGACCAATGAACCTTAAGTGATTGGCGAGTATTAGGGCGCTCATTATAACACTTTTGGAAGTGGGTTTCTATTTTAGAAGTACTTtcggagcagaaatccgtttaatAATGTagcttctagagcaaaaatccgtttggcaaaaaaatttatctgcgaaagaaatttctattttcgaagtgaattttcacttctgaagttgtttttcccccaatttgaaaaattaaaaaaaaaattgcttctcaacttAAAAAGTACTTCTCGACTCACCTTTTTTCGACCACACCCTCCTCCGTCAACTCCCACCACTAACCACCGCTTGCAACCATCGCCAACTATCGACTACCGCCATCGCCATGCACCACCATCGGCCACCGCCCATCGCATGCGACCATCCACTACAGATCTCCGCCGCCCACAGCTCACTGCTACCAGCGATCGTTGCCACCCGCCAACTGCGCCCCGTAGCCAACCACCGTCCACCGCCGATCTCCACCGGCCGATGCCTATTGCTGCCCGCGACCACGGCTAcccaccgcccatcgccgaccttTGCTGGCCGCCGCCAACCATTGCCCACTACGGGCCGTAACCTCCACCCCCCGCCGCTAAGCGCCCATCGTGTCGTTGTTGCCGACCATCGCTCCGTGTCGCCGCAGTCTACCGCGGCCGCAGAGTCGCCGTCTCCGGCcaccaaagtaaaaaaaataaataataaaaatttattttttaaaaagtaaataatatttttaaataataaaattatttgttaaagaaatttaacaagtttaaaaacaaagtagaaatttttcggctatcgataataatttttcatagaagattttgcattagtaatgtttcaaaagtagaaattttcaatcgttatcaaatgaatttctacgataaaaaatcaacttcccgaacagaagtagaaaaataaatttcttgtcataaattgatttctgaAACAGAAGTGTCGCCATGCGCGCTCTTAGAGATTGCAATGAGTGTAATGTGTGTGAAATCCTTAAATGGAAAAGTAAATGCCACGATCGTTTTGTCAAATATATGGATGCGACTTGAGCTATTAATGCTCATTGCCCCAGATCTTCAAGCTCATTGATTGAGCCTCGGTTGGTGCTAAAGGTCATGGTGAGGGTAGAGTTTCCCCACTAGGTGTGCGGAGTCGGTTGACTAAGGATGCGGAATTATCACCCTTGGAGTTTTGTGTTTGAGCTAAGGGTTCGTTCATTtgaacgaaaaattattttcgagaagTTATTCTTcgattttttggtgtttggatgaTGGAAAATTAGTCGATTTACGGAAAACGTTTGTCATTAATtgaaaacaagttttttttccctttctttttttgggtaaataaaACAACAAGTTTAAATTAGAAACAAACGTCTTCCCCTTCTTAcaaaaaggaaatcactttccctaAACTATCAAATAAATTAAAGCTAGCAAATTTCcttaaagcttttttttttctaaaaaatattttcctctgtcatgaaattttcagtgaAATAAACACACCCGACCTTGCTCTTGTGGATGTAGTGACATAATATGATCTCATATTGATCGAGCTATAGCACTCATGCTCTTAAAAATCACACCTCATTCAATGATTTATGTCGAGCTAATCGATCCAAGAATTTTTCCTACAACTGCTCCCACGTCCGACATCTACGATCGGACTCGATCGCCCTTCCAAAATCATGGGACCCTAATTTCAACGATTAGGTTAACGAGAAAACCAACAACAAAAGCTCGTCTATCGATATTCTAAAAGCTTGTAAAGGTGCTGTCAAAACTTATGAAAGGACCAATAATGTAACATGCACTGCATTTGCATTATTATGGACCGGAGGCGACGGCGGAATATTCCGAGCTTAATTGAAATGTTTGGACCGGTACACATGGGCTTTCAATAAGTTCGTTTAGGCTCATGGCCGAAAATTCCATGTGCTTCGCATGTGGATTATTCTGAATTTGAACAGATTATGATCAAGAAGGCTAATAAATCTCAATTATATGGCAAATCGGTGTCATGGTATTAGGCAAGAATCTTCCCTGAGAAAAGCCAATCGCTCACATGAGATTCTCGTTGAAAACACAccgagtgagagagagaaaggggctccgaccaaaaaaaagagagagaaaggggcgAATGAGACAGGAGGCTTGGGGATGATTGGCCACTGTGAGTTCCACACGCCCCATGAATGCACCATCTTCATCCATGTCATCCCCATGACATGCAGGAaagaccaaaaggaaaaaagggaccACCGGCAGCTCTCTCTTTGCAAGTCCAGCATCCAAGAGCCACCTCACGGACGACATCGCCATGGTCGCCATGATCCTGCTGATATTTGTAACCATCAAGTGTTGATTCCAGATCGGGAACCCAGCGAGACCCAAGATTACAGGTTTTCAAGTTCGAGACCTCCGAGGATGAGATTGCAATCCGATTGATCCACACCGACGACGAAACCACGAGCTGTTATGGAGAGCCTTGACGAAAATCGGCCCCATGGTGGATTCGTTCATCCGAATAAAGAGTATCATCGAATCGTTTGCTAACTCAGACTTGAAaggtgtcattttttttttagtttatttttttcaggTCACACAAGGTCCTACGCCTGCACTAGTGCCAGCCTGATTCAAAAAGCAAAGGTTGACTTGGACCAAGAGCCTTCTGAAGTGTTATTGTAACCGTCCTGGGCTTCTTTGTCCCTCCAGTCGCTGAATAGTCCGTGGTCCCGAGCAAAACTACGAGCCGAAAGACGAATTCAATACCGCACTAAGACTCCCCACGCGCATCCGGTTTTCTACGTTATTTGGTTATCGTGGTGGTTCATTTGCTCTTGGCCAATCACGGACCAGACTCTGGTCTAGCTTGCTTTTGCCCTTTATTGCAGGCGGCTTCGTTGAATTCTTATTGCCGAGCTAGTACTGATTCGAGCGGCCAAGAATCCGAGAGTGGTAACCTTCACGTTCGGTCTCCGCAGACAGCTACGGCCATATTCAGCGAGTCTGGTCACTGTGGTGCCGCCCATGAACCACCAAGTTCATCGTTCAGTCCAATCCGCATGGTCCCCGTTCAAATTTGGAAGATTATCTCGAGCCTATTCGAATTAGGTAATAATGTTATCCTAGTGATAAgttgtttcctaatttgaattgtCTAGATATTATCCTATCTTTTGGATATCTAAAGTATTTATTCTTGCAGATATTATTGCCTATTTTCGAAAGGATGTAAATCCTTATCGATAGGGTAATATTGCGTTAGACATTAACGCGATATTATCCTATTGTTAAATTTGGCACATTATCTatagttattttatttgaattgcCTCATATCATATCTTTATCTcgattgcttattttttttttatcatgatatAATTTGCATTTAAATAAATAATCGTGCCCATAATTCATGCTCCCTTGTGTGTTTTCCCTTCGGAATATGTATATCAATGCACGCAATTTGACTTCTATTTTAAAGCATAATCATGCTCGAATATACAGGAGAATTATACATCAAACTCTCTATTTTGAGGGCGGATTAATAATTCCAGAGAATTTCATGGTTTGCCCTATGTGCATAGGGGTGACGGTAACTCTATGTTTAATTCATTCTTCCAGCCCTAATGTAAGGGCACGTTACGAATAAAATCggaattttctgaatttaaggtgtattatgggcaaaattgtttatttttgttcaaatttttgtgtttttcctttttaattaaattcctaaaaaataccaaaaaaatgacACCTTTTTCTTAAggtaaattacattttttttatcatcttttacatgaaaataacatttaatataagTTAGGATTTTGAGAAGTTAATTTCTTAAGTTATAATTAATGTTTTCTTCACTTTAGGATAGTTTTTgccattattttttataaatccgaaaattcataaaaaaaaaaaccaaaaacatcatgcatagcatatagtttagaatCATACTTGCCATGCCATGCACatcattcatgcatatttttTCCATGTCATTAGCATTAGCATTTCACCTAATAAGAGAAAACCCATAAATCATCGAATCAAGGatcttttcatgaaaattggtaccgaaaggacattaattgaaaaaattaatgtaactaaATCCTCGAACACTTAATttttggttcgtaggaataaaatagttctcatgctattttatttaggtttctaatcgacctaccaataATGATTAATGGCAACTTCAAGAtaatttttgcatgaaattgaaccTAAGGTACGAGTTGGTAGGGCTTACTTTTTTAATTaacatgataatccattagcctatttttttaggtcgcgacatcaTCTAATTCAATACTTATGTGTCTGTACAAACTATTCTTGTAGTTTATACGTCTCAAATCAATTTACATCTCCATCGGCTTTACctattttttcggaaaaaatatgatttttttttttttggaaaaagttaTATCATTGATCCTTGCAGTTTTTGGGAGAGTTTATTTTTTGTGTCTATACTTTGTTGTGTTGGTCCTAAGCAAGACCTTAAAATGCTTCATCTAAACTTTGGGATGTAAAATTCAAGGGTATTCCctgaaatgaaagaaagaaaaactttttctctcaacttaagggaatgacggtGAGGAAGGTAGACTTCACGTTAACTTTGGTTGTCTACCGTTGAGTAGGCATGTATAGTAGCCTCCCGCATCTAGAGTTAGACATTGGAGCTTGGGCTCCTGCGTAGTCACACTATGCTGGGCACAGTGCTTGTTAACCGGCTTGCCGATTGCGTACCTTCGGTTAACAATTTATATCTCCATCAGCTTTActtattttttcagaaaaaaatatgattatttattttttttgggaaaaagtcATACTATGGGTCCCTGTAGTTTTTGGGAGAGTTTATTTCTGGTGCCTATATTTTGTGGTGTCACAATTATTGTCCTtgtactatttaaaaaaaaaaaaaagtctctggGGCAGACCAAGTCAATGCCCAATCGCAAGTTCGCAACTTTGTCGGATCATTTAAGTCCTTTCGTCCTTCTCTCTCCCTGGAAAATTCAACCCTTACTTGCTTCCAAAACCTCCTACTCTTCAACCCAAGTGACTGAGACTCGGCGAAAGACCCGACCTTTTAAGCCCCGACCTTTTTACTCTCTCAAAGAGCCAGTTCTCGCTGTCAATCCTCCAAGTCTCAAAACCTCACGCCTTTGGAAACATGTGGGTGGAATTTTTCGCACGATCCCAAAGGACAAAGGCCATGTGACGATGATTGTACCAACATTGTATTCTTAGTCACGAATGTGTAATCTAACATTTGTTTTTGTAAGATtcgtctaatttttttttttttttaaattatggaaTATCTGAAGTCGGCACTACTTATAAGttccatctttgtgagcatgATCAAAACCATTTTCCTTgtagaggaaaaaaaggagcaaACGGGTAGCTTAGAAAAATCTTGAGGGACACAAATGGTGTTGTCCGGAGAGGAGTCCCCGGCCCGGGCCATGTTCGCGCTCCCGGTGGACTCGGAGCACAAGGCCACCGCGTTCCGTCCCTTCTCGCTCGCGAACCCCCACATGCGGGCTTTCCACCTCTCCTGGGtctccttcttctcctgctTCGTCTCCACCTTCGCGGCCCCGCCACTCCTTCCCATCATCCGGGATGACCTCGACCTCACCGCCACCGACATCGGCAACGCGGGGATCGCCTCGGTCTCGGGGGCCGTCTTCGCCCGGGTCGCCATGGGCACCGCTTGCGACCTCTTCGGGCCACGCCTCGCTTCCGCATCCCTCATCCTCGTCACCGCCCCGGCAGTCTACTGCTCCTCCATTGCTAACTCGGCCAGCTCCTTCCTCCTCGTCCGGTTTTTCACCGGATTCTCCCTCGCGACTTTCGTGTCCACCCAGTTCTGGATGAGCTCCATGTTCTCGCCGCCCGTCGTTGGGTCTGCCAATGGTGTGGCTGCCGGGTGGGGGAACCTCGGTGGCGGCGCGACGCAGCTGATCATGCCGCTTGTCTTCGGGGTCATCCGTGATGCTGGTGCGGTTAAGTTCACGGCGTGGCGGATTGCCTTCTTCATCCCAGCGCTTTTCCAGACTCTGACGGCCTTCATGATCATGTTCTTCGGGCAAGACATGCCGGACGGCAACTTCGGGAAGCTTGAGAGCTCCGGCGAGAAGCCGAAGGATGAGTTCTCGAGGGTGCTCTACCACGGCGCTACCAACTACAGGGGGTGGATCCTGGCGCTGACGTACGGGTACTGCTTCGGGGTCGAGCTAACAGTCGACAACATCATCGCCGAATACTTCTACGACCGGTTCAACCTGAAGCTGCACACAGCGGGGATGGTGGCAGCGTCCTTCGGGCTTGCGAATGCGTTCTCGAGGCCGGCCGGGGGGCGGCTGTCGGATGTGATGGCGAGGAGGTTCGGGATGAGAGGGAGGCTGTGGGCGCTG contains:
- the LOC115751365 gene encoding high affinity nitrate transporter 2.5-like — translated: MVLSGEESPARAMFALPVDSEHKATAFRPFSLANPHMRAFHLSWVSFFSCFVSTFAAPPLLPIIRDDLDLTATDIGNAGIASVSGAVFARVAMGTACDLFGPRLASASLILVTAPAVYCSSIANSASSFLLVRFFTGFSLATFVSTQFWMSSMFSPPVVGSANGVAAGWGNLGGGATQLIMPLVFGVIRDAGAVKFTAWRIAFFIPALFQTLTAFMIMFFGQDMPDGNFGKLESSGEKPKDEFSRVLYHGATNYRGWILALTYGYCFGVELTVDNIIAEYFYDRFNLKLHTAGMVAASFGLANAFSRPAGGRLSDVMARRFGMRGRLWALWAVQTMGGVLCVVLGRVGSLGASVAVMIAFSVFVQAACGLTFGVVPFVSRRSLGVVSGMTGGGGSVGAVLTQLMFFKGSKYSKETGITLMGITIICCTLPTALIYFPQWGGMFCGPSPAAKGATEEDYYLSEWSDKEREKDFHRASLRFAENSKSERGSRRGELVTAPEEKASDPEQA